Proteins encoded together in one Dermacentor variabilis isolate Ectoservices chromosome 2, ASM5094787v1, whole genome shotgun sequence window:
- the LOC142573166 gene encoding iripin-8-like, producing MLTKFAFLAATLVVVTCEHDDDALLAKAHNQLAVNLLKQLAIRDPSANVVFSPTSIAAAFGMAYAGARGSSENELASVLGHTAVGLTGRARVLSAYKNLLQLAASPNVTLDVANMVLAQNGLPVTDNYKQQLREVFDAELRSADFANEGPRVAAEVNAWVRDKTRGKISGILPEGQPLNIILFILNAVFFKGTWVTKFDVADTVNKPFFNLGTTEVSKPAMHLSTRLSHTRIDALHASAVEIPYQGGKFSMVVVLPDTPTGLQALRDGLSVAILEELGRNLHRKDVVLRLPKFEMSLTYNLVPAMQALGLNAVFHRSADFSGITEGTPVHISDAVHKAAVEVNEEGTVAAAVTGLSIVAASALNLPPPPVLFTVDRPFLYYIRDKNTNRILFIGEVHSL from the coding sequence ATGCTCACGAAGTTTGCCTTTCTCGCGGCGACGCTCGTCGTAGTCACCTGCGAACATGACGACGACGCGCTACTCGCCAAAGCTCACAACCAGTTAGCCGTGAATCTGCTGAAGCAGCTTGCGATTCGGGATCCCTCAGCCAACGTCGTCTTCTCGCCGACTAGCATCGCCGCAGCCTTTGGCATGGCCTACGCCGGTGCCCGGGGAAGCTCGGAGAACGAGCTGGCATCCGTGCTCGGTCACACTGCGGTTGGCCTCACAGGCCGAGCAAGAGTGCTCTCTGCCTACAAGAACCTGCTGCAGCTCGCGGCCTCACCCAATGTGACGCTGGATGTGGCTAACATGGTCCTCGCGCAGAACGGCTTGCCTGTAACCGACAACTACAAGCAGCAGCTGCGCGAAGTCTTCGATGCGGAGCTTAGGTCAGCCGACTTCGCCAACGAAGGCCCCAGGGTCGCGGCTGAAGTCAACGCCTGGGTGCGCGACAAGACCAGGGGAAAGATTTCCGGCATCTTGCCTGAAGGTCAGCCGCTGAACATCATCCTGTTCATCCTGAACGCCGTCTTTTTCAAGGGTACCTGGGTGACCAAGTTCGACGTCGCCGACACCGTGAACAAGCCCTTCTTCAACCTCGGAACTACTGAGGTGAGCAAACCGGCGATGCACCTCAGCACACGTTTGTCGCACACCCGTATCGACGCCTTGCACGCGTCTGCCGTGGAAATCCCGTACCAGGGTGGTAAGTTCAGCATGGTGGTCGTGCTCCCGGACACCCCTACTGGTCTTCAGGCACTCAGGGACGGCCTGTCAGTCGCCATTCTCGAAGAACTCGGCAGAAATCTACACAGGAAAGACGTCGTACTCCGGCTGCCCAAGTTCGAGATGAGTCTCACCTACAACTTGGTGCCCGCGATGCAGGCGCTCGGGCTGAACGCCGTGTTTCATCGCTCAGCTGACTTCAGTGGAATCACTGAGGGTACGCCCGTCCACATATCCGACGCCGTGCACAAAGCAGCTGTCGAGGTTAACGAGGAAGGAACCGTCGCGGCCGCCGTTACAGGACTGTCCATTGTCGCTGCCTCGGCTCTGAATCTCCCACCTCCGCCTGTTTTGTTCACCGTTGATCGCCCTTTCCTGTACTACATCAGGGACAAGAACACCAACCGCATCCTCTTCATCGGCGAAGTCCACAGCCTTTAA